From the Rhea pennata isolate bPtePen1 chromosome 12, bPtePen1.pri, whole genome shotgun sequence genome, the window CCTCGGAAAATCGTAATGAAATTACAAATTTCAAGAAACAATAGCTTACTGATTGTATATGAGTCTCAAATATGTATATCCCTAGCTCTCAGGGATAGAATATTCTCCAGACAGCACTAATGTCCACTTTATTGTTGGTCTCACTAATTAGTATGAATTCTTAGCACTGTTTTTCCGTTAATCTATCCAGAGATACAGAGTTTCTACAATTAAGGGTGCTTCAGAGAATAGCTGATACTTCTGCAGTCACTACAAACTCAAAGCTGATATTCAATGGTTTCCAGCAACCAAACTCCTCTAGaaaagaattgttttgtttttcatgtgtCAGACAGTTTTTCATTTGATGCAGCAGTAAGCGGAGAACCTCAGAGCTCAGCTCCCCGCGAGTAGCTGCGCTGACCCTGCTCTGCAccagctggtgctgctgcagcgTGGGACAGTGATGCCTGTCTGCTGCAGGGTATTAATTGTGTTGGAACAAATCATAAACGTAGGATACTGAAACTAAAGAGAGGGATATAGTTAATTCCGATAGTATTTTCTGCTTAGGGAAGTATGTATTTGTAAGACAAATACGGGAATGTGTTCTGCAGTTGGAGAGTAAGCTGTGAGTTGGCCAATCATTGTTTATATAGAATAGTGTGGGATGCTCTCCAGTGTTCAAATCAAGCTGCTGGTcccagagagaaaaagaagtgagCACCATAATAATGAATTTGCTAAATGCACAGGGCGTGAATTGCAGCCTGTCCATCCAGCATTTGACAGGACTATTCTCTGCTTCTACTACAGCCAAAGTGTATGGTTGGCTTTGCGTGGGCTTAAACCAGCtgaaacagattattttttttacataagaaaaatataatttttaagcTTTGCCTTTCAACATATCACTAAAGCGCTGTAAACACAGTGGTATTGTGCGTGAGAAGGTGAGGTGATTTGGAAACGAAAGTGAAATGGGCTTTTCACTGCTGAAGCCGTAAAAATAGTGAAAAGAAAGTCATCCTTCCTCCTCCGCCGTTGGGACACCGTGGAAGGAAGCGGCGCCTCCCGCTGCCGAGCCGCTGAGCGGCCCGTtccgggcggccgccgcctgctCGCCGCGGACGTGCCGGGGGCGAGGCGAGCGGAGCGGGgagcggccggggccggggccggggccggggccggggccggggccggggccgcgctccgccccccggggcggggccggggcggcggcggcggcggcggcggcggagccaTGCGGGCGGCCGGGAGCCATGCACTGGGAGCGGGCGCGGCTGCCCCGCCGGGACAAGGTATcgcaggggcggcggggccgggtGCCCCCGGCGCCGAGCTGTCCCCCTGCGCTAGCCGCTCTCGCCTCTTGCCGTTCGCATTTCGTGGGCTCAGCAGAGCGCTGGGCTCGGCGCTTGGTGCTCGGCGCTTGGGATATCCCTCCCGCTTTTGCCTTTCGCCTCCATTTAACTCTTCCCGAAACGGGAGTGGTCTGCTCCTGGGGGGACTAGAGATAAGACTACTCTGAGGAGTATCATCGTCCGCTGAATGCGCACAGTACGTTTCTTCTCACTgaccaaaaaacaaaaggatttaCTTTGGTTGCAAAGCATGATGCATTTCTAATAAGTTGCAGTGggttttttggctttttgtttgcttgttgcTGAAACGGACACTGTCCTTTGAAACTTGCGTCTGCGTTCCCGCCGTGTGGAGGCTCCCACTCCGGGTGCGGGTCGCCGGCAGCGCACGCTGCAGGCCTGACAGCCGGGGGTAGGGGTTGTTTCCAGAGCTCTGAGCTCTGTTTGTGGTTTGCTAGTTGTTTTCTGGTAAGTTTCATACTTTTGCTTTcatataaataaacaaaacactgGGAATTCAGTTTGTTATATGATGCTTGGTATATGTGattttttgctttcacagctcttttatttacatttttactcCACTGTTGTTTGAGCTGATGTTCGTATATCAAAACTTCCCAGATCTCAGACTCCTAAACCCAGGCTTCCTGTCTTCTTTTGTGCTTGAGTTTTTACCTGCTTAAGGCCAATACATTGGCTTACTTGCTTGGGACAttgttttttctcagcttttattAGATGGCTGTGAAGCATATGAAGAGGCAAGTTGATTGGTACAAGAAAGGATGTCTTGGCACTAGCAAAGCTGGTTATTTGTGCTTATATTTGTCTCTCTCCCTACCTAGATCGAGCGATTGGAAGTCAGCAGCCTAGCCCAAACCTCTAGCGCAGTTGCCTCGAGCACTGATGGCAGCATCAACACAGACTCAATTGATGGGACCCCAGACCCTCAGCGTACAAAAGTGGCCATCACTCACCTGCAGCAGAAGATACTGAAGTTGACTGAGCAGATCAAAATCGAACAAACAGCCCGTGATAACAATGTGGCAGAGTATCTGAAACTGGCTAATAATGCTGACAAGCAGCAGAGCGCCCGCATCAAGCAAGTGTTTGAGAAGAAGAATCAGAAGTCAGCCCAGACCATCCTGCAGCTACAGAAGAAACTAGAACATTACCATCGAAAGCTGCGAGAGATTGAACAGAATGGGATCCCTCGACAACCAAAGGATGTCTTCAGGGATATGCATCAGGGTTTGAAGGATGTCGGAGCAAAAGTCACTGGCTTCAGTGAGGGTGTAGTAGACAGTGTTAAAGGTGGGCTTTCCAGTTTCTCCCAAGCTACacattcagcagcaggagctgtggTTTCCAAACCTCGGGAGATTGCCTCCCTCATAAGGAACAAGTTTGGGAGTGCAGACAATATTGCTAGTCTGAAAGATTCCTTAGAAGAAGGCCAGGAAGATGGGACAGGAGGCAAGGCTCTAGGCGTTATTCAGAACTTCCAGTCAAGCCCAAAATATGGCAGTGAAGAGGATTGTTCCAGTGCCACATCAGGCTCAGTGGGAGGCAACAGCACCACAGGGGGTCCTGTGGGAGCTTCTGGCTCCAAAACAAACACTCTGGATATGCAGAGCTCAGGGTTTGATGCAATACTACATGAGATTCAAGAAATTCGAGAGACACAGGCAAGACTGGAAGAATCATTTGAGGACCTTAAGGTTCGTTATCAGAGGGATTACTCATTAATAATGCAGACTCTGCAAGAGGAGCGGTACAGGTAAGTACTTTTTTACTTAGTTGCCATATTAAATGCTGAGAGTTGTAGAGTACTGGAGCTCCTGACAGTACTCAGCAGGCTATTGCCAGCAGCCTGATTCAGATGCAAAGCTCCTTAGTGTTCTCAGTGTTTCACCTTCCTAACTTTGTCTTTGTAAATGCTGTTACCTTGCTGCTCATCTCCCTTTCTGcggacaaaaaaaattatttcatagcCTTTCCTAGGTAAAGAGGCAAGCCCAAGAGGTTTAGAAAGATGCTGTAAAGGACCAGGAGTACATTGATGCAGTTACTGTTACCCACACTCTgcttttccctggaaaaaaagccTGCAAGGGTTTGGGGCATGGCAGGAAACAGGAGGGTGCGTGCACACAATATTTTGActctgcctcctccagcccGCAGATCTACATCTAGCAGAGGAAGAAATACCCCCACCCACTTTCTCAGGGCTTTCCCCAAAGTCATGCTTTGCCATTGTACCAAAATCAGAATGCGTCCTGCCCTTCATGCTGTCCCAAAGCGACAGAATTTAATGAAATGAAGTTAAATGCTAGCTACTAGTAGTGTTCTTGTCACAGAGGAAATGTGGCTCTGGAAGTGGATAACCCTGTATTTTGATCAGTCTTCCCCCCACTTGAAGGACTGGAAAGGTGGTAGAGCTGCTGAAGTACTGCCAATCTCTCATCTGGTCCAGGGAAGACTGACGGTCTGTAGGCTTCAGAGAAGCAGTCGAGCAGAATGGCAGCTATCTCTTGCAGCTAACCAGATGTTACagccccctccccttccctgccaaaagaaagggaaaagtcCTGAGAGGAccccttttctctcccattcCATTTTGGTTATGAGAGTTCTCAGCATGCCACCCGtcagagctgagcagcagcccAGCAGAACGCGTTATGTCCTACCTATCAAACGCTGGGAGCAAAGGCTCATCCCCCAACTCCCCTAGCGGGAGAGTGTTACAGGACTGGTTTTCTGCCAGCTATTCAGGACACGACCAGTCTGAATTCAATGTGATTCTTAAACTGCATGttcaaaactttaaataaaaaatacaaggGACCCAACTCCTCGTTTTGTTGGAGGACAGCGGGCTTTTGTAAAGACTTTGCTTATGGTCTTTATCACGTAGAGCTGTGTATGCAACACAGTTTGTGAGGCTCAGCACAGTAGCTTGGTGCTGGGGACAGGCCTTCTGATGTACTACGTGCCACATGCTGTGTTGGTTTACACAGTACTACATAGAGTGGCCCTACAAATTTTTAGGCATGCTGGTGCCagattactgaaaaaatatttgaaaaggcTTAGCCTCTTGGATCTTGTAGAGACAGCAAGCTTTCAGTGTGTTTTGCAAACCTGGGTTGACAAAGCCGGACCAACGTCATTTTCTGACCCCGCTTTGCAACAGTCAGCCATTTAACTGGCACTGGAGCCTGCACAGCAGCTTTGGTTTCTCCTACTCCATTGCCACGAAGTCACATAGTGAAGCGACACGGAACCGatcctctgctccccagcagaGAGGGATCCTGTTGTTTGCTGCTGTACAGGTTGTTGTTTGACACGCAGCACGCTGAGTGCATGCGTACTCGTAAAGGATAGCTGCATGCAAGCACAATACAGCTGAAGACCAGAAAATACAATGGAAGACTCTGGGGACTGATGTGTGTTGTCAGCCAAACTGGCTAGTTGTTCCCTGAAGCCGTTTAGCAAGGTTTACATGGGTCCTCACCCTTGCCCAATGTAAAGGCATATATCATGCAGCATTAACCTCTCCTGACTGCTCCCCTGCAAGCGAGCCCACAGCCAGCTGCTGCGCAAGGTGGCCTGGAGCAAAAAGCTCCCCAGAGAATCTGTATTTGAGCTGTAAAGGTGTAAAAAAGATAGTGTCTTAGACTTGCTGTTTGGAAAGTTGATGTAAATTAACTAAAGGTGTGACCTTTAAAGAAGACTAGCTAAGCCACGTGGAGTGCCCTTGCCTCTACAGGTTTTCAGAGATGATCAGGTAACTGCAGATCCACAAGGAGCTCGTGGATTAATCACAGTGAGGCAAATACCTCGTTGTAGAAATCCAGATTCTTGTTTgttactttctgtattttaaaacatcatgaATATAAAAGCTAGCATCACCCTGAGATCTGGGTACCAAAGCAGAGAGGTTAAGTAATATGTCCAAGGGGACAGAGGAAGGCACTGCCTTGGCCAGGCGGGCTGGCACCTGTTCCCGCTGACCGGTAACCTCGTCTTGGTCTCTAGTTCTCTTCACAAAAACCTAAAGAGATGGGAGTGGAGATTGTGGTTTGAAGCTGGGAGGCTTGGGATTCAAATTAATCATAACTGGCCTTTAAAAGCTATAAATACCTCATAACGGTGTTCTATTTCTGggaagcttttgaaaatgagcACTGTGTGCAGTTAGagtttaaaaaaggaagtattttagAGAAGCCTTTGTGTGCAAGGCGGCCTGAGTATTTGTGTTGTCCCTGGCAGCTAGAAGAAAGCACGCTCCataatgttttctctctccatctttGGCCACTTCCTCTTTCTTAGCTCTTCCACTTTTTGCAGgttctaatattttttccttgtacaCTGACTAAGTTTCTGTTTATCAGCCATGACTTGCCCTGCAGGTTTTCCACGAGCTGCTCGGTCTCCTCCCTGCCTTTCCGGCTGCGAATCGGTGTGACTGCTCTGTTAGCAGCcctggggcagggagctgctgctgcgtGGGTCGGTCGTGGCGCCGGTTCTCCTGGCTCTGCCTCCTGATCTGGGTCTGCAGTGGCAGCTGGCGAGGCCGGGGAGGGCAGAGCCCTGGCCCTGGAGCACCTCCCGCTCCTCACTCCTCGCAGCAGAGTCCTTAGGAAGGAAGAGCCTGGCCCAGGCCTTGGCGCTTCTTGGAACAGGCTGAAACAGCCCCTTGCTTATCTCACCACTTGGAAGCTGGCAGCTGTTTACTGATATAAGCAGGGACTTTCTGTGCTGTTGAGACCTAAATACAGTTCCTGCTGagtattttcatgtttcttgtcCCTTTAGGAACCTGTTTGTACGCAGTGAGAACATGAGCTCACATACTTGAGATGCCGCCAGTCTGAGGCTTTGGGATTTTTCCCAAACCCAGCATCCTTGGAATATGTATTTAGATCTCCCGTGTTCCTGTCAGGAAAAATCAGTCATCCAAAATGCTAGAAGTCTGTGCTTTCATTTAACTAATTTTTGCTGTAGTCTAATTGCTGGACTTCATTCTGtcctcattatttttttaaatagattaaaCACACTAAGCCTTTGAGGTCTAGAGTGGTTGAACAAGCCTTTCTACAGTATGCCAGGGCAGTGAAAGCTGCACGTTTAGTCAGAAGGATCCTCACCCAGGTATGAAAGCACTAAAACGTTCCTGCAAAGCTGTTTCCTTTCACCAGGGAGGGCTTTGGAGCTAGAAGTACAAGATAAATAATTGGCACAGAGAGCAAGCTCTGTCCCTTGCGTACCATCTAGATAGTAGACTTGGAGTATATTGCAAGTAGATACTGCTTTTAGCTATTGCTCCACTATTGAAAGCAATGTGTTCAGTAGCATAAAAACATAATTGCGTAATGGGAGTAAAAATAAGATGAGATTCTGTATGaagcagttattaaaaaaagtccATCTTGGCAGGTGTGTTTGACAAGAGAGTTCACTCTGTACTGTAAAGATCTTTTAGCATCAGTTTGGGCAGTTTCTTCACTTGCCAGAGCACTCGCTGGTTGTAGATAAAGTAACTCCATCGTCATGTCTCTCCCTTACATACGCTCTGTtagctttgcattttgcagGTATTACTTCAAAATGCCTTAGAGCCTGTAAGAAATGATACTGTCGTTGTTTTTCTTGGCCTTTTTCAAGTCAGTTCCCTGGCTCCCAAATAGTGAGCCTCAGCAAATGGGTTAAAATCTAACGTGACTTTTCTCAATTAAGTATTTCCATATCTCATGACTGCAAGCCAGGACCCAACAGTGTACTAGGTGTCTTCATTTCTCCTGTCGTGAGCACCTCCGAGGATGAGATACTCGCAGCAGTTGTCACTAGTCCATTACATAGAAAAGTTTCTGTGCTATAGCTTGTTAATCTAGACCCTATGAATTTTAATGGGAAATTTCACTTTTTAGCTAGTGAATAGATCATTCTCGGAGTCTGATGAGGAATAGAGTGGGATTTGCTCAGTCGAGGCACTGCTGTTTTCGCAAGTAGGTTTAGTCTGTTGCATAGATGCTGCTAATCATGTATTGAAGAGGGAAGTGTGATTAAGTCTTAACCCTCTTCACAAGTGTCttatccctttttctttttgtaatacCTCTGAACGAAATGTGAACCATCTTTCCTTTGGAAAATCTTGGCTCCTGGGCCTGTAAACCACATGAAGCCATTTTAGCTTTTCGTATTAGAACAGCAGTacaaagcagcaggaagagaaaaatgtgttctCTAAATTGTGGGTAATATGACAGGGAGTGAAAAGGAGATGAACAGAGGAGtgtaatttcaaaaataagtctgatttcttttaaatgaccCAACTCGGCATTTGCCTGGCATGCCAGGTACAGTCTGCAAAAGCCACAGGTGATTCTCAGGTGACAAGGGAGAAAGCATTCAAGGTGAGGGGGGAGCTCCTTGGCAGGGAAGATCAGGTATGGGACAAGCTAGCAGCCCTGCATTCGGGGCAGAGAAGATTGGAGCCAACTATTTGCTAATCATATTATGCTTAAACTGTTAAATGTACGGATTTGGAAGGTTTCCTTATGCTTCCTGTAGATTAAGGTAACACTgaagttattaaaatataattgtttgTTGTTAGAGAACAGGATTTAAGCTGCCTGGCAACAGTCATTTTATGAAATGTGTTTATGTGGAGGGAGGATAAAAGACATAATcaagatattttctgaaatgtttaagtTCCTTTTTCTCCCGCTggagaaaactaaaatatattaacaaactgaatttatttcctgtaatttttGCTGCCTTTGGGACTTTGAGTGAGCTTGGTTCTGAATTCTTGGTTGTTGgcaagttattttttaaatagccaGGGAACAAATGGCAATATTAAATATCTGGGCTCCTTCATTAGTCAGTCTTCACATTGCTGTTCCCATGTTTGCAGCTTGTAGTTCTGGGGAAACCAGTTTTTTTGTGCGTCCTGTCCTGTCTTGGTTTCCCCAGCTATTTCAGCAGCTTTCCGGGCTGAGCTGTGTCAGCTGATGGTTGTCATAGTCTCAGTACTGCTTGACCACATGCCTGTGTCACTGTTGGAAATTGTCATACGATGCCTGACTCCTCCTCGATAGTTTAAAGGAGTACTGCACAGAAAGTCTCTTccaaatctttatttaaaaacaaaaactccagCCCATTTATACAGGCCAGCTTATGCCTAGATATTCTGAATGTTTAGCTGGTGAAGTACCCAAaaccttgggaaaaaaacagaagtaggtTTCTTGTTTTTACTAGTTTCAGAACTTGTAGTTAAACTTTTGTTAATAGATAAGTACTGTTTATGCATTTTATGCATGTGTATACCTGTATAAATTAAATTGATATGGAGGTAGAGGggaactgaatttaaaacaagaaattgtCTCTACATGCTGAATTTGCTATGAATTTTACAGTTATTAGTGTCAAGGGTTAGATGATCAGAGTAATACTGTGAGTTTTTTCCATGCTGTTGTCATGAGCAGACAGTTGAATGGTAAAACCCCAATGTCCACAACAGCTGTACCCATACTTAAATTGCCATCAGAGCTGTAACTCATAATGAACCAAGAATGAGAAACTCTTCCTTTAGGGAAGAGGTTCAATTGTACCTAGCTTAGCATTTCTGACCTTTGGACTAATTGTTTAATCCATATGTGTGTATTTACCTTTTGGAAGCAGTAGATATACTtgcctgattttaaaaaggtattCAAACATGGTTTGCTTGTAAAGCACTTAAAATTCCAAAAATGAAGAGTTTcatacaaatggaaaatatccCTAGTGCATTTTGAAACTGAGAAAATAACATTATGGATCTATCACTGAAGTTAATTTAAAACTCTGTCAATTGGAGAAACACTTTTATCTCTCATGGAATTATCACAACTCCGATTTTTGTGTAACCTCCTTCCTCCGGACTGCTCCCAATCTGTTCACCACTAGAAAAGTGTTAGCGTGATTTATGTGCCCTTCTTATAAATAGTATGATAATCTTTGCTAGTTAAAAGATTCATTCACAGGAGATAAAGAAATCACAACCATCCGTATGGCCTCACGTGTAAAGACCAGGCAAGACCATCTAGCTCTCAGATGGCCTTGGCATCAGATGCATTTAATTGCGGTGTCATTTTCCTGCCTGCTACTGTTGGGAGTGAAGATGAAAATGCTTAAGCGTGTTTGGTGTTGGATGGAAACTTAGTCTGGTTAAAATAAAAGTCTTGAGAATAAATGATCCTATTTCTAATTCTGTCCTTGATTCCTTGCATCACTTGAGGCATGTCATTTAACctctctgtgtgtttttctcCTGATTTAAAATAGGTTTAACACTTTTCCACCTGAAAGAAAGGATGTCCTTAATTCCACGTGAGGAGACTTCACGTTGTTTGTAAAGCATATATGTCAAAAAGATTGAGGTAGCCACActagttttcaaaaaaacaaaaccaaaagtgAACAAAAAGGCTCTGCTATTCATTGCTCTGTTGTTACCAGTGTGATTTTACCTACTTCTTCTCATTAAAGCTATTATCCCATTTCTAGATGTGAAAGACTAGAAGAGCAGCTAAATGACCTGACTGAGCTCCATCAGAATGAGATCCTAAATTTAAAACAGGAGCTGGCCAGCATGGAGGAGAAAATTGCCTATCAGTCTTATGAGCGAGCCCGGGACATCCAGGTGGGTCACAAAAGCGAGGGCTAACCTCCTTTCTTGCATATGCTCTTTCAATAAGTACTCCTTTGCTTTTGAGATACTTCTTTgattcagtatttgtttttaatccctGTGACTTTATTACTAAACTGTGTATTAAGGAGTCCTGAAAGACCTCTGTGCATTTACTGACTCTCAGGTGACTTCCTTTGTGAAGAAGAGCTGTGTGCATTCAGCAGGAGGCAAGTTCATGTTTAGCAGGGGCCTGCCACATACTCCAAAgtaggatttttaaatatattacagCTGTAtttgaagctttttgttttggtattAGAAACTAATGGGTTAtgacattaaaaacatttttttacagTAGTATGCCCAGTAATCTGATCTAGGGTGTGTTTGTATGTCACTAATTTTAGAGCAGTCGCCACAGATGTCTAAGGAAAAAAGGTAATTGGCTTGGTATATCCACTGTGTTGAGTCAGGAAACAATTCATTCTGTTGATTTTGCCCAAATaaggatgtattttttaagaGTGACATTTCCCTTAGTATATGAAAGACCAAGGCTATGGAACTAGGAGTTTTGAAGTTGGAGGGGCCTCCAAAGACTtggaaggaaacaaagcaaaagacatGGGAAATAATTTGAGCAGTAGCTAAACCTTATAAAGGCCAATTCAGAAAGATAGCtatcttctattttaaaaccTTGTTGTTGATAGTTTTAGGAGGCATCTCAGTTTTGATAGCTGACTTGAGGTATTTATAGCATGAGCTGAGAATTGTAGGTCaaagttctctctctttcctctcccccaaaGGAGTTGCAGCCAGGTGGTTTCCTCTGGAGACAAAGCAGGCTTTGCTTTTGGCATACTGATAGATCCAGCTGCAAGTTGAGTCAATGTCCTTTCAGGTTCCTTGCTGTTAGAACAGACTCATCAATTTTACCCATTTTTTCAAGTAATGAAGCTAAAGAGAAGCCTTCATGTTTCATTGACTTCCACAAACATTATGCAATGGCAGGGAAAGGTAACAGGTGACCTTTAAGCTAAGGTTCAAATAAGTTAGTGTCTGGGACAGTGGTGCCATGGCCTCTGATAGAGTCAACAGCAGGCTTTCACTTTGTGGAGTGTTGCAATATTTGAGTTTTGTTCCCCTTCCTACTTAACAGGGCAGGAAGAAGTAAGGTAGAAAGCTTAAATTGAAGTGGGATTTctcaataactttttttaatcttcactTTACAATTCAGCACTTTTAACATAACCTTGCAAATTGAGACAGACTATTCCTCAGTGCTACAGAGGGAAACGTAAGTGTTAAGTTTCCTTGCATGAAACACTAGCTAAGAGCCTGGGCTGAGGTCTCAGGAGAACAGTGGCAGAAATCTGTAGCCAAAGATTCCTGATTCCTATTTCAGTGATCAGTCTGTGAGgcactgctgctttctgtagACTTCTGGATGTTAACTGAAGTTGACCTTTAGGTCCTGAGAAAAGCAGTTCTGAAGAAGGGTTAAATGGGAAGATGTAAATTCATATCCCAAGAACAGGAATCTCCCCTTGCAAATCACAGCTTGCTTTAAAGCGCCTCCTCCTGGTGTCTAGCCCAGGCCCTGCATGTTGCTTGTGTTATTCCGAAGGATGGGTTGCTCCCTTTGAGGTTCATCGGGGTGAAAAGATGTCTGAAAACAGGTTACCCCTAAGTCAACAAAGCTTTAGAGTTGTTTTGTATGGGATAAAGCATTCTCCTTTCACAggcttttgctttgcttcttcCTAGAGGCAGTTTCAGGAATCTCgtgcttcttttccttctcctagacttctcctttctcccaccCATGCAAGCTACTAAGCCTGCCTGGCACTATGCCAGCATCACGGGTTGCTGTggttggaggaggaggaggtcttCATCCTGTAACAGTAGCTGTGCTGTCCCAGCCCTGGTGATCCTGAGACCTTTTCTTGAGCTCATTCAGCTCACTAAGTAAGCAGAAGGCAGCCCAACCTTTTTTGCTTAGTTATTTTTGTTGGATTCGTTTTCTGCCAGGCTGAACAGAGAGTTGAATGGGCTTACGGTGAGGTCAGACAAGCATAGGCCAGTGGAAGGCAAGTGATGGAAACGTGAGGTCCTGGGGTCAGGCAGAGTGGAAGAGGTGAGAGTGGACATGGTGCCTTTGCCCTCAGTGGTTTCTTCAAAGCAAAGCTAAAGTGAGCCATGTTTTGGGCAGCCTCCCCTTTCTCGATGGGTGACTGGTTGCCAACTGGTGTCAGTGTCCTCAGGTCTCACCAAAAGACAGGAAGGATGGTAAGATCTCAGGTGACCCTGACCACGTACACAAACAGGCAGCTGACAGTGCACAGTGGCAGTCAAACTGTATGTCTTAAAGTCTGGCTTCCTGCTACCCAGCCTGTCACACTTCTCTGTTGAGGGTCTCCCATGTAAATGACATCAGAGGATTTGTTATGGACCGTCATACCTGACTGAGCTATACCCAACCTGATCTCAGTAGCATGAGATGGCACAGCTTCCTCTGCACCCACTACAGGATATGAAATCAGCCTAGTGACTCGTGTCCCGTGGGAGATGTGCAGCCCAGTGGGTAGCCTAGCCCAGTGGGGACCAGAAGCAGTGCAAGCACATGGCCCAAGGGGGCACTTGCGAGGGGCTGTTGGCAACAGGCAGTGTGTTCTTGCCGACAGGAGGCTCTGGAGGCCTGCCAGACCCGGATCTCCAagatggagctgcagcagcagcagcagcaggtggtgCAGCTGGAGGGGCTGGAGAATGCCACAGCTAGAAACCTCCTGGGGAAATTCATCAACATCCTCCTGGCTGTCATGGCTGTCCTCCTGGTCTTCGTCTCCACCGTGGCCAATTGCGTCGTGCCCCTCATGAAAACTCGCAACAGGACGTTCAGCACTTTATTCATAGTGGTTTTCATTGCCTTTCTGTGGAAGCACTGGGACGCCATCACTGGCTACTTGGAACGATTCTTGTCCCCTCCTAGATGATGGTGCAAGGAATCGGCTGCATCG encodes:
- the TMCC1 gene encoding transmembrane and coiled-coil domains protein 1 isoform X1 produces the protein MEPSGSEQMCDDPDPGGKSQDQETKKQHESEQKLSKITHNALENINVIGQGLKHLFQHQRRRSSVSPHDVQQAQADLETEMDLESQSACAEIDGVSTHPTALNRVLQQIRVPPKMKRGTSLHSRRGKMDPPKGSPQINRRSAQDTQSGRPRSSSTTDAPSNLSVMEIASSIYVGGEDASAAAIERLEVSSLAQTSSAVASSTDGSINTDSIDGTPDPQRTKVAITHLQQKILKLTEQIKIEQTARDNNVAEYLKLANNADKQQSARIKQVFEKKNQKSAQTILQLQKKLEHYHRKLREIEQNGIPRQPKDVFRDMHQGLKDVGAKVTGFSEGVVDSVKGGLSSFSQATHSAAGAVVSKPREIASLIRNKFGSADNIASLKDSLEEGQEDGTGGKALGVIQNFQSSPKYGSEEDCSSATSGSVGGNSTTGGPVGASGSKTNTLDMQSSGFDAILHEIQEIRETQARLEESFEDLKVRYQRDYSLIMQTLQEERYRCERLEEQLNDLTELHQNEILNLKQELASMEEKIAYQSYERARDIQEALEACQTRISKMELQQQQQQVVQLEGLENATARNLLGKFINILLAVMAVLLVFVSTVANCVVPLMKTRNRTFSTLFIVVFIAFLWKHWDAITGYLERFLSPPR
- the TMCC1 gene encoding transmembrane and coiled-coil domains protein 1 isoform X2, which encodes MGNKTIAAEELKSFKLIERLEVSSLAQTSSAVASSTDGSINTDSIDGTPDPQRTKVAITHLQQKILKLTEQIKIEQTARDNNVAEYLKLANNADKQQSARIKQVFEKKNQKSAQTILQLQKKLEHYHRKLREIEQNGIPRQPKDVFRDMHQGLKDVGAKVTGFSEGVVDSVKGGLSSFSQATHSAAGAVVSKPREIASLIRNKFGSADNIASLKDSLEEGQEDGTGGKALGVIQNFQSSPKYGSEEDCSSATSGSVGGNSTTGGPVGASGSKTNTLDMQSSGFDAILHEIQEIRETQARLEESFEDLKVRYQRDYSLIMQTLQEERYRCERLEEQLNDLTELHQNEILNLKQELASMEEKIAYQSYERARDIQEALEACQTRISKMELQQQQQQVVQLEGLENATARNLLGKFINILLAVMAVLLVFVSTVANCVVPLMKTRNRTFSTLFIVVFIAFLWKHWDAITGYLERFLSPPR
- the TMCC1 gene encoding transmembrane and coiled-coil domains protein 1 isoform X4, whose translation is MVQRLGLRRQLSKIERLEVSSLAQTSSAVASSTDGSINTDSIDGTPDPQRTKVAITHLQQKILKLTEQIKIEQTARDNNVAEYLKLANNADKQQSARIKQVFEKKNQKSAQTILQLQKKLEHYHRKLREIEQNGIPRQPKDVFRDMHQGLKDVGAKVTGFSEGVVDSVKGGLSSFSQATHSAAGAVVSKPREIASLIRNKFGSADNIASLKDSLEEGQEDGTGGKALGVIQNFQSSPKYGSEEDCSSATSGSVGGNSTTGGPVGASGSKTNTLDMQSSGFDAILHEIQEIRETQARLEESFEDLKVRYQRDYSLIMQTLQEERYRCERLEEQLNDLTELHQNEILNLKQELASMEEKIAYQSYERARDIQEALEACQTRISKMELQQQQQQVVQLEGLENATARNLLGKFINILLAVMAVLLVFVSTVANCVVPLMKTRNRTFSTLFIVVFIAFLWKHWDAITGYLERFLSPPR